CAGGTGCGGTGGATCGAGCCACTCCTGCACGGCTGAATCCTCGACTGCGTCAGGGTCCGCCGTGAcgctgtgtgcgcgctgtcTTGCAGCGGCTGAGATGCATGCAACGTAGTGTAGGAAAGTTTTGCTCGCAAGGACACCGTCCTCAGAGAATCTCTCAGCGCACCGTCGCACAAATGGCGCTGTGGCGATACTGAGGAGCTCAATGAGCGCCTCCAGCGACAACTCCCCCGATGTTGCAGCGGTGAAGAAACGCCTGCCTTCGACCatgggctgcagcaccaccgctcggagagaaacgaaaacaTCGCGTACTGCCgcggcctcgtcgctgccctCGCTCAAGTCACTCGTCAACTTTTGCTGACGCGCAGACGCCACTGTCCTGAGGAGTGGCTCGAGGTTGTGCGTTAGCAAAAACCAACCAAAGGCACAGGCGTCGGGCGTCACCGTCGTGTCCAGCTGGGCGTCGCGCAGACGCTCGTAGAGCTGCAGAAGTGTCGCGCAGAAGTCAGCGTCCAGGCGGGCGCGCTGCCGGAGAGAAGCGTTGCCGGCGTAGCGCGGGCTCTGTAGAAGACACTGGAGGCGTTGCACCTCCCCTACAAGCTCCTGCAGGCTCACCGCTGACCACTCGTTGGACACCGCTGACGAGCTTGCTGAATCGGCAGCCGCGTGTGATGAGGTTAAGGTGCCTGTCGCCGCGAAGAGGAAGCCCGGCACGCCCATAGCCGAAGCGGACTCTTCGAGTGGTTGTGCTTCCAACTTGCGGCCCTGTATGACTTCGTCGAGCGCAGCGGCATTACCAGCGCGCTCCGCCACGTGCTCGGCCGTCATCTTCACACGCTCCAAAAGTGATAAGGTGCGTGGCCTCTTCACCTTTTCCCCTAACACCCGGCTCCAGCTCGTAGGATCGTACGTGAAGTGCTGGTGTGGGCGAAACACATGATGCGCGGACCACCGAAAGGCATTTTGGCGATCCTGAATCTCCTGTGAGTAACTTCTATCGGCGCtatggtggcggtggatgTACAGTGCTCCACAGCGGAGGACTGCAGAGGTGCTCCGTGAGGACTCAGCACCGCAGACCCCCGGTGGAAATGCACGAATACGCCGCATAACGCCGACACGTATACAACACACGAGGTAAGCCCCTTGAACAACGTCTTCTGCTCGCAGAGAGTCACCTCCAGAGATGGAGAACGACAGAAACCGCCACCAGTCGTCAAGTACTATGCAGGTcccagagaaagagagagagagagagaccatTGGCCGACCGTGACGGGAAGGGTGATgcaagagcaaagagagggaggggtaggAGGCGATGGCTCGGTGAAGAGGACAGAGGAATACATCCACGATTCCCTGATTGAGGCAGATGCGCGGTGCGTAGTGTCGCGTGTGATTCCTCAGCTAAAGAACACGACTCCACCAGCCGCATTCCCCACCCTTCTCATTCCCAGGCGCTACGCCTGCCACCGAGACATGAGTGCCTTCATGATGGTCTCCCCATCGAAGAAATCGGCATAAGTCAGTGCCCCCACTGCGACGCACCTTCAGGCAGCACGCCAGGGGaccagagaagagaagggagtgCACCTCCCGTGAAAGGCCTGCGCCTCATGAGGCACTACAACTGAAGTGATTTTCTGTTCTTCCACTGTGCGTTATAGTGTACATGCAGAGAAGAAATACACATGTGGGTGAGCAGGCACGTCACCCTTGACGCTGCGCATGGGCAGAGGGGACGACCACTTGTGCATCTGTGGGTCCCCTGTGCCAACTATGCGAAATATCAACGAGTTCACGCGTGCCCATCACACAGGAAACCCCCATCAACGGACGTGGCGAGTACACCGCGTGAGAAGAGTCTCTTCACCACGGCCACGCCGCGCGAGGCATATGCAGTAAGCACTCAAGCGTGGCGAAGACGCGCCAGTGGAGCTCGAAGCTCTTTCGTCTTCGCCTCAAGCATGgccagcgcagccgcccACTCTCCTGAGTGCGTGTTTAAGCCTCGCTCCTCGCCGCTCCATAATGGCAGCAGAAAGAGCTGATTGCGGTGCTACGGTTGAGTTACCACCTCCATCTGCGCGGTATGGGCCTGGGTGAGCTGAAATGAGTAGATGGAAagtgccctcctctcttgcatTCTCGGCTACTGGCAGCTTCAGCCCTCACAGTTGCGCGGTTTGGCATCGCTCCCGCTCGACTATGTGtgagagaaacacacgccCTCGACGCGGCATTGCAGACGGTGGCGATTCAGTCACTGAGGGCCCATTGGGATGCACCCGATGGCGCGCATAagtgtgctgcagcggtgcacgaATGGGCGCATCGCGTCGAGGTGCACTTGGCGAGCGGTCCCGCCTCTACACGTCAGACGTCCGCCGCTTCAGCTAGCCACTGTCCCTCCATGGCAGCTTTGCGGTTCTGACGCCGtagatgcacacacacacacagagagagagtcgctGTTGTGAGaaggggaggcggagctcTGTGTGGCCCGTCTCTGCTTCGTCAGACGTACATGGGCAACAGTATTCTTTGATTGGGAAACAGAGCGAGCCGCGGTTGAAGCAGCACCATCTGATAGGAGCATCTGCACTCAGCAGGGAGGGGTAGCGCCTCCTACTTCAGGGCAGGACACGTGTGCCAGTCTGTTGAGATTAACCCCCTCTCACCTTCCAATGAATGTGCAcggttttctctctcgcgtgctAACGAGTCTGTATGACAAGTGGCGGTCACCTACCCGTTGTACGCACGCAAAGTCGTGGCTCACAAGTGCATCACCCGGGAAACTCATGATGAACGAGAGAAACCCAAAAGGGGGCGGAGAGCAAGACGCATGGACGAAAATAGTGACACCGAGACGCAGAGACGCCATCACGCAGACGCGATGCGGGGCATGGCGCTGCTTCCGAAATGGCAGTGGCATCGTTCACAGGACTGCAttgacgccgctgccccgCCACATCCATACCCCCTCGACATGTCTCGCTGCGCtcgagccccccccccctcacaaACATTCACATACACAACACCCGCGCGAAACTGCGTGTTCTTTACCTGACCTTGTAGCGTTGAATGTCACCGCAGACCTACAGAgactggagaaggagcgggagagacatacgagaaagagaacagcAGCCAGGAACGAGAAAAGCTATGTGCTACACAGAGACAAGACTTGCCGTCCGCGAGGTTCACCCGCGACGttacctcccctcccccctcgcgcTAGTCGCGTGATGAGCTCAGCGAGATACCGGCATGAAGAGAGCCTCGTCGATGTTAAGGGCAACGGCATACCACTGAGTGTGGATGTAGATGACGCCGCCACGCGTGCAAACGTACTCGTGTAAATTCGCCACCTCTGCGAGTGTATAGGCTGGCCGGGCGCGGCGCAATCCGCCCAGCGTGTTGTCCTCTGCGTCAtagcgcagctctgccgtggGCTCGCTGAACCACCAGTACTTGAAGTCGTAGAGCACCTCAGCAACAGCCGTCCCGTGCGTTTGAAGGAACACGTCCGTGCCGCTGTCTGCGAAACAGAAGTTGAGTACGGGCTGCTGATGCATGAGCGTGAATGCCGTAGAGGGCTCGCATATATAGATGGCCTCTGCTTAGGCCCTGTGAGGCGGATCGCCGAAGTGATACCAACAAACGCTGTCGAGCATATACTCTGAGTGAGAACGAACGCAGCTGTGGGTGTAGCTGGATAGGGTTGTGTGGCGACTCGCCTACGAGCTGATCTTGCCCGTCGACAGCGTGATCTCGTCGTGGCTGTATGGGTCGAGGAGCGTGTGCTTCTACACAGTCTCCTTGGAGAGGTGGACGCAACAAACGTTCGTGCTATAGGGGTGAACGATGATCACCAGACGCCAATCATCACATGCCCAAAAGAAAGCTTCTGCAGTCAGCCCGTCGTACGGGGCCCGCTCGACATTGCGCTTCTCTGACCCTAAACCTTCCTAAACCGATGCTGCGCCCCCACTTCGCCGCCGCGTTAGGAGACAGCGCCACTTTGGGTTCACCGCTCGCCGATTCGACGGGCAGCACCCCCAGCTCAGATGATCGGTACCACGTCTGGTAGCACAGGGCAATCAGGAGCCTTACCAGGGAGACCTTGCGTAGTcgcccctcccacacacacacatggcaCAGTGATCGTTACGCAAgaggtgaggaaggggaggcagAAGACAATCCGTCGCCTGAGTGAGTCATCAGTGCTGGGTAAAGACACAAATTAAGCTGCCGCGACAGAGTGGGGCGGCTAGCTAAAGGGAGCGCACACCTCTACGCACAAGAGCACAGCGATTCACAGAAGGATAACAAGCAAATCACCGACCTCCTCGTTGCCTTCGTCGTGAAGGCTGCAGGACTGATGTGAcgaggagtgggagaggggtgcgATTACGACTCTCGCAAGAGAGCCGTTGTCTCTTTTGGTCGtcaagaggagagagatgaggaaaAAACcatcacacccacacagcagAGGCGAGAGCCGCAGAGGGGAGAGCGGAGGATGGACTCTTCACGCAAAGCGCCTGTACGACACGACAGGTGACGGTGGGCAAAAATGCGCAGTTCATCGAAGGAGAGAACGTCAGAGAGACCAACAGCGGTATAAGAAGAAAATTGTCGTGGCAGGCGCACTCGCGGAGTGGCGCTCCGAGAAATTTGCATGTGGAAATGGTGAGAGGCGAAGCGGGGTGAAGGGacgcggtgtgtgtgtgtgtgtgccgcgtGTCGCCAGCggcccttcctctctcacccGCACCCCTTTCAGACAATGACAGCGTGCtcatgaaggaggagagggcggagacTGCGGTCAGAGTACACTGCGCAGCCACTTGCATCAGAAGGAACGATGCTACACCAGAAAAACTGTACGAGCGGTCGCTCTCCGcccacacaccaccgccttcccaccccctccctcccacctgCCGCGTGCCATCCGCGATTCAACGCACCACGGGTGTCTGTATCTGCTGCCCTGCGTGCCTGCTCACATGCCGAGCAGTGCTTTGTTGGTGTTTGCTTAAACAATACTTCATGAAATGGAGAGCTCAGTGCCGCAGTCACGTACGGGCGTGTTatgaagagaggcagcatTAGAGATACAGGAGCTCAGGGGAATACGCACCTGCACAGatagagagagcgcgcgcgcggcacACAACACTCCAAGCGCCGACGCACGTGCGTtgcgaggaaggaaaggcgGATAGAGAAGGCCGCACATGCGAAGAATCACAccgagagcgaaagagagggcgagcaCCAGAGTGAACACCTACAATGAAAACTAACAAGAAatggagaggggaaagacaACGCGctccgcacacacgcaaacatcacacacatcacaaagagagagagagcaaaacagGCACAGCCACGCGCACAGTCACGTGTCCTTTTCCGCGTCAGTATCTGACTTTGGCTGTGCGTCGCCGTTTTCTCTgtacttctctcccctccccctgagACCGCGCCGCTTTTAAAGGTTGTCGAGGGCGGCAAGGGGGTCGTCCATGATGACCTCATTGCGGTCGATTGCGTTCTGgtcatcatcgtcgtcctgtgcgtcgtcctcgtcgttcACAAAGATATAGTCGGTGTTGCCGTTGTTATCGCGCTCCTCAGCAGAGCGGAAGTCACGCGGAATGGCGTTCTCCTTCACCAGTAAGCGCACCTCGGCCGGTGTGAAGCGGTGAATAATGTCGACTACGTCGTTCTCATTGAACTCGCGCTTCGCAACGAGCACTACGTCACCCTGGCCGATCCATACCTTGCGCACCATTGCGCCGCGGATGGAGCCAATGACAGTGGAACCGCCGGCAAGCTGGAGCTCGAGACGCAGGTTGCCAagcgccttcttcacctgcGCGTACTCTTCGCCTTCATCGGGGTTGGCATATGTGAGGTCACGCTTCTGGTTCTGCATGTTGCCCTTCGAGTTACCAGCCTTGAAGGACTTACCGCCCTTTCCCATGTTCTTCGGCATTTTTGCGAGGGAATGTcggtgagggggggagacaGATAAgtcaaagagaggggggggctcaGCGACGGAGCGTCTGGGGCGTGCAAAAGTGGAGGagcgagggggggagggggaggggggcgccaGAAAgacaggagaagaagagagagttAGCAGCGGTGTTTGCTGGTGGCGAGAGAGTGGGGCTGAGCgacgcgcagagagagggagatgcgtAGGGACACAAAGAGAGTGATGGAAGTGAGGGCAGGCCGCATCATAGCAGCGCGTGTCACGCGTCCACGTCTGGGTTGGCGCGCGTGAAGCTGAAAAAGGAGATGCGCAGAAAGGCGGAAAGCAGACGAGGCACAGCGATACGTCGTGTGCTAGTCAGAGCAGCGATGAACTCGGAAGGAAGCGGCGGAGCATTTTtcagcacccccaccctctgtCACACAGCATGCACAGGCCCAACGCCACTCCGCACACCCCTCGGCTCTGCCACAGGACCCATCGCGTGCTGCGAAGCACCCGCAGacacgcggcacagcagtgcgcagaCTCAGCCACCTCAGCACGGCCCCCACCTCATACTCTACCAACCCACGTGCCCAccgtgccggtcgccacctcgcgcagcacccgcaAGGGGGCTCacgctccccacaccagcaggcagtcACCGTCGGAtgggatgcgctcgagtcacgctggccactctgcccatcacatgggtggGGCAAGCGCGCTCACTGCCGCGGggcgcgccgacgcagcgccatccacgaccggGCCGTCGCAGCCAGGAGCAATGCATCGCTCCGACCTCCCACACGTCCTACGTG
This genomic interval from Leishmania panamensis strain MHOM/PA/94/PSC-1 chromosome 16 sequence contains the following:
- a CDS encoding hypothetical protein (TriTrypDB/GeneDB-style sysID: LpmP.16.0130), with amino-acid sequence MVSLSLSFSGTCIVLDDWWRFLSFSISGGDSLRAEDVVQGAYLVCCIRVGVMRRIRAFPPGVCGAESSRSTSAVLRCGALYIHRHHSADRSYSQEIQDRQNAFRWSAHHVFRPHQHFTYDPTSWSRVLGEKVKRPRTLSLLERVKMTAEHVAERAGNAAALDEVIQGRKLEAQPLEESASAMGVPGFLFAATGTLTSSHAAADSASSSAVSNEWSAVSLQELVGEVQRLQCLLQSPRYAGNASLRQRARLDADFCATLLQLYERLRDAQLDTTVTPDACAFGWFLLTHNLEPLLRTVASARQQKLTSDLSEGSDEAAAVRDVFVSLRAVVLQPMVEGRRFFTAATSGELSLEALIELLSIATAPFVRRCAERFSEDGVLASKTFLHYVACISAAARQRAHSVTADPDAVEDSAVQEWLDPPHLAAWATSLRRLQAHEVPILSTLSDLELQVEHAAEYVTQLLKTITDLTPGGRVTASLSRPRPTPQESSSQVQRNVPPKPICLDATAAPHGVQIPPTESGDAGYILVAATAALHLAHTAAATNMVRKESARRIVYASLRMLTHTPNYDLCPDEVIAWACEVLDAEHLMRVDDLRRTVPGDGGSGKAGLRFLLLLSRLSYGSVVHRTALGRMALRLCRWPEPAYACGEEILEWRRLRGVVMRGVLCVLQVPDLEAAAAQLGSEETVTWLETLAFGEYNGVIPMALWRDAALSLFPQLRYHLEGSTAAPFPSPRESSSASCCRPREAKALCSLCSRYVAREETGILAPTNLHSIFTARCIAECLAAVLSNPTLPDTLLRSADAWDGLCASLPESVKMVATCMREVVRREVSPSKVLSF
- a CDS encoding eukaryotic translation initiation factor 1A, putative (TriTrypDB/GeneDB-style sysID: LpmP.16.0150), whose translation is MPKNMGKGGKSFKAGNSKGNMQNQKRDLTYANPDEGEEYAQVKKALGNLRLELQLAGGSTVIGSIRGAMVRKVWIGQGDVVLVAKREFNENDVVDIIHRFTPAEVRLLVKENAIPRDFRSAEERDNNGNTDYIFVNDEDDAQDDDDDQNAIDRNEVIMDDPLAALDNL